The Pristiophorus japonicus isolate sPriJap1 chromosome 13, sPriJap1.hap1, whole genome shotgun sequence genome contains the following window.
gaagtgagttgaggagaaatgtcttcacccagagggtggtgggggtctgtaactcactgcctgaaagggtggtagaggcagaaaccttcatcgcatttaaaacggaccaagagctggaaagtggggttaggctggatagctcattttcGGCCGGCATAgatacgatgggttgaatggcctctttctgtgccgtaattttctatggttctatgcacAGCACAGATTTTTGACCCACGTAGCTTTTAGCGGGAGAAAACTTTAATCATTTTGCTCTTGTTGAAGCTGGCGAATACAGAAGAATATATTGACGGTGCTTTAGCGGGTCATCTTGGGGAAGTCCTTATAAGGTAAGAATTATTTTACTATAATTCACAACTGGAAACATAATGGGACCTTTTGACTGCACTGGTTCTGTGTGATCGGTAACATCGCTGGCTTCTGGTCCTGTCTGTCTCGGGTGATTGTTTGAATCAAAGCCCATGGATTAAATGATGGTGAGTTCaagcaattttttttttgaaaatgcCTGCTGAAGATAATATGCTCATTTTAGGTTTATTCATCTAATTGATTTTTATTTACTGCTTTATGCTGCTCGCGGTGAGCTCTGTTGATAATAGGTAATGAAACACTTGTTTTGGGCGTCCTGTATCCGCATCAGGCACTTCTGAGTTGAATGCAGAGTGAAGCTACCTTTACTCTACCAGCATTGTGACTCAGCTGCCAAATTCAGGATAGCCCATTCCACCAGTGTAAGACTTTTCCACCCCACCTTGGCTGTCTTATCACTGCTGGTTGGTAATGATATTGGGAGCAGTTTGATCCCGTGGGCCTCTGTTCACCAGGGTACTCACTCCAGGTAGGATCCTCGTAATGAACAGTTTTTCATCCCAACAATTTTCACATCCCCCTTAATTCAAAGTCTGGAAATCATAGGTAGGTGCAGAACGAAAAggtttaaggggtgatctaattgaggtgtttaagatgatctaaaggatttgatggggtagatagtttctctctctttcctctgcTTGGTTGTTAAAATTAGgatcaggagcaggctattcagccccttaaCCAACGTTCCCCATAAGCCGCGCAACCCAGGACTGCCACCTCCTGTGTGCGGGAACCTGTGAATGGGTCACGCAGCCCCTTAAAGAGGTCACGTGCGTAAGAAAAAAATCACTGGGAACCTTGCTCTTGTTCCGCAGTTCAATTAGATCACGCAGATCTGTACCTCAGCTGCATTTTCCTACCATTGCTCGAtacccttgcctgacaaaaatcttattggtctcggtcttaaatttcaattgacccccaacatccacagccttttgagggggtggggggagacttccagatttccactaccgctcccctttgtgtggaaaaagtgctttctgatttcactcctaaatggccaagctccaattttaagattatgccgtccttattctggattcccccaccagaggattcCCTTAATCATTTTGTACAGCTTGATTCAATCACTGATCACACTTCCATCTCGAGGGAATATAACccaggtttatgcaacctgttctcatcgCGTAACTCTTGAAGCCCTGGTAGTCTGATGAATCTGcattgtactccctccaaggccagtctATCCTTGCTGAGGTGCGGTGCCCTAAACTGAACAAAGTACTGCAGATGGGGGCTGACTCAAGCTGTACAACtcgagcatcacttcctcacttgaaATCCAACCGTCTTGATATAATGGTCAACATTTTGTTCGCTTTCTTGATGACTTTTTGTAGCTGTGCACTAGCttggtgatttgtgtacatggacacccacaGCTCCTAGTTTCTCtttattaagaaaatattccgatgTGTCTTTCTCGAGTGGATCGTGCCGTGCTTCCCCACACTTTTCCCCCTCACCCCGTCCGTCTGTCTCACTTTGTAACTTCCTTCTCTCGTCTGTACaagttactgtcatctgcaaacctggacgtACAACACTCTCTTCTTTCATCTGACTCATTGACATATATGGCACAAAGCTGTGTTCCCATACAGATCTCTGGGGAACACTACTTGTCATGCCCCACCAATCAGAACAAACCTTTTatccttactctctctctctcctatctcttAATTACCAGCCATGCCACAAGATTACCTCCGATTCCGTGCACTCGcaattttgctaataatctcttctgCGGATCCCTATCAAATGGCTTCTAGATTCTATATGGACAACGTCCGTAGACACTCCCCTATACGCCATGTGACTTCATCAAAAACTTTAATGAGATTAACTAGACATGACCTATCATCACAATTCCATGTGGGACTATCTTTGATCAACTGGTGTCTGTTTCTCTGAGATTTCAGTAACATCCCTACAATTTGATATAAAACTGACAGGTCTGTAGATACCTGGTTTCTCACTCCTATCCTAAATAATGGAGTGTCATtggattggaaaacttcaaatggcACAGTTCCTGAATCTAGAGCGTTGGAAGATTAGAGTACCCTGTACTGTATCTGCAATTTCCACCCCTATTTCTTCAATACCCCAGGTGAGATTGTTCGATCTTCAGCCCCATTGTTTTCTTCATTTCCATTTAAAAATAACTTGCATTAACTCCATTAAACCCATAACTTATTTTTAGGTTCTCTTATACTGCTGATGTTTTGTTCTTTTTTGAAAATGGTTGCAAATTATTTACTTAGCAAGCCTGTCATATCCTTATTTACTATTGTAGGTtaatgtgtggctggagaaatggtaccAGAAGGCGgggttcagattcctggggcattggggccaGTTCTGAGGCAGGAGCGATCTGTTCAAGGggatggattgcacctcaacagagctgggaccaatgacCTCACGGgaaggttaactagtgctgtgagggtgcgtttaaactaatttggcagggggaggaGTATCATTAGAAACGAGAAACGAGGTGcatagaggactgggagaaataaacGGTAGTAGAATAAAGAATTCAGAAATCGAAGGGATCGGGCGGGGGGGAATGTAAGGCAGGCTaggatgggtttggagtgcatgtgtatAAATGCACGGGAGTGTGAGCTATAGGCACAAATTGCCACATGTGACTGATAAAGTGGCAAAAACGGAGACCTGGATCAAAGGGGAGGATTGgtaacttaatattcctggctatgaAAGTATTCAGCAAAAATAGGAAATGAAAAAAAAGAGTGGAGGTGTGACtattgatcaaagatactgttacAGCTTGGAAAAGGTTGATGTGCTTGaggggtcaaagacagagtctATCTGGGGAGAAATAAAGGACAATAACGCAGCTATTAAACTACTGGGTGTGTACTGTAGGCCACCAAATAGTCGGTAGGAGATGGGAACAAATTTCAGAAATATGCAAGagtagtagtgataatgggggacttcaattaaaaataagggcaaagagggggaggaattcctgaagtgTGTACAAGAGAACGTTGTTGATCAGTGTGCTGTCAGCCCAATTAGGACAGAAGCAGTGCTGGACCTagctctggggaatgaagtggggtatgtttcagtgggagagcatttgggaagCAGGGATCCCAATATCATTAGGGTTAGAGTAATTATAGAAATGGTCACCGTGCAACTAAATGTGACATTGCTCAAGTGGACGAGGGCTGATTTGTGAATTGAAAGGGGAtccggcccaggtggattggaaaccAAGCTTGGTGgtgaaacagtaaatgagcaatacaAGACCTACAAAGAGGAGATAGTGCGGGTACAGAACAGACACATTCCCATGCGGGGGGAAAGGAAGGGCTAGAGCTCCCTGCGTGACCAAAGGTAGAGATTAAaatggaggcttatgataaatgtcagatTTATAATACAGTAGAAAATCAGGTAGAATACAGAGTGCAGTGCAGAAAAAGGAAATGAGGTGCAAAGAGaaaatatgagaatagattagcaggtaaTATAAAAGGAACCCTTTTATAAACAAGGGTAGTCACAGCAAGGATGGATCAATTATGGACCACAAAgggggatcttgtggaggcaggaggcatgactgaggtactaaatgagttgtgatctggaatgcactgcctgcaagggtggtttattaataactttcaaagggaaattggatatatacgtgAAGGGAAATAAATGCAGAacaatggggaaagggcagggggaatgGTCCTGATTGGATaggcttccttttgtgctgtattattctatgattgtcGTCTCACCTGCGTCTATCTTTATGGGCTGGGCCCATTCCCCTTTACCAGCAATTTTCTCTATATATTTAGATACAAGCTTTTTATCCATAATTCCCTTTTTCACAATTGTTTTTGGCAGTGCACAAAGGTGCAAGTTCAAAAGGCGTTTAGTATTCAATCAGGTTAATCTGTGCCGTTTCATTTCAGTTTTTGCAGCTTTGTGTGTCTttgctttttatagctctcccagtctcCCGCATCTTTTCCTTGTATTAGCTTGATGTCTCTTGCCTCATTTGTTGACCATTGTTGCCTGACTATTCCAGTGGAGTCTCTGCCTGTTAGTGTATGTACAGGCTTTGTAACGTGCCAAATATGTCCCACTGTTTGCCTGTAGGTTCACCCTCATTTCTTTTTTAAAAGGTGACtggagataatgaaatgaaattgtaccGATGACTCATTTTACTATTTAATTTACATTTAATGTGAGGGTAGTACCATGGCCACAGGAAATGGGGAAAGCCTTGTTGGACAGACACTGACCATTTGCTTTCTGTTGAACAGGTGTAACAATGTTCTGTACATCAGAGGAgttgaagaggaagaagaagacggAGAAATGAGAGAGTAactttgcttttatttttaaaaataaccATGTGTACAATATTTGATTACTTTTTTTTTATATCCAGCAATGAAAGATGTTGCACTGACTGAGTCAGGGGGTTGTATTGTGCTGCAAAATGTACAAGACACACTAATTTAATTGTTGGCGCAACTGTTCTAGTTTGACTCTCTACACATGTTAAAATGTGAATTCTGGTGTACGTTGAACCAATAAAAATTGTTCTCAATCTGTGTAATTTAATATGTAGAAATCTTGCACATATATTCAGAGGTTTTGTATATTAGAGAATGCGAGCAAGCCCTTTCACGGGCCTCAGCCGATGCCTTTGCTTGAAGGGGTGCGGAACATTTTCCTATTTGGAATCTTCATTCTCTAAACAGAGATCTGCACAGCCCCTAGGTGCCCTTACAGCAGCTTCACAGGGCAGCACCTGAACCTGTCACTATTGGAGAACCTAACGTGATTCTTCCTGAAGCTGGCTCGATGTGGTTGCACTGACATTCAGCAAAGACTGTGTTGCCATGCACAGGAACAGGTCTCTGGAAATCCCATTTCTGATTTGTTACAAAAATCCAAAACGGTGATAAATATTCAATACCCCGGAGAAGAAATGAACAACCCAAACTCTCCTCCCCATAGAAGCAGGCTGTGGTGTTTCTTTAACGATCAGTTCAATGAGTATTCCATGTTAGTTTGAGGAAGTAGGCAATTATAACCTTTAGGGTTGGAACTTCTGTACTTGGAAGCTTGTTTGGCAAAGATGGATGGATTCAACTTTATAGCACTAGGACTAGAAGGACTGTGTCCTCAAGGATATGGGTGAAAACAGAGAAATGGCTAACTTTGTAAATACAAACCTTGTACCCAAGGCCTGGAGCATCCTGATCTTCGAGAAGAAATGAGGGATACGGTAGACCAGACTAATGCTtgccagtggggaaaatgtttgagtgTTTTCGCAATCGACCATATCTTGCCGCAGCAAGTGACCCTTGAAGTACCTCCGGTATCCTGCGTAGTGGTTGAAGTATACTGGAATAAAGGGCGAGCTGGTTTGGTGTTCCAGTCCTTTTCTGATTGAATCTGCTGCCCATTTGAGGTACATGCCAAGCTCTCCCTTCCCTCTTATAAAAAGATACACCACGATGCAATTTATTGTATGCCCTTTAAACCACAACGTTGAACTTGCTTGGGCTCAAACTGGCAATAGAGTTGAAGTACAGACCAGGCATAATCCGAATGTTCTTGTGTAAAGGATACCAGGCAGCCAAAGACTTAAGCGGGCTGGCTAGTGGGTTCTATTTGTGAGTTCCACTTTAGCTACTGGCCATGATACTAGCCACTATTTTCAACTCTAAGAGTAAGACACTAGGACCAAATCACCAGCATCCAGTGAGCAGTAGGGGAGCAGGAAGTGCTTCCCCACAGGAAAGTAAAACTAAAAGATGAAAAAGGACATCCTGAAGGATGATGTAATGAAGCAGCTACTGATTTAACAAGTGTCAGGGAGTGCCTGTGGAATACGCTGCAGGAGTGGGCTCATTACAACCACAAGTGTGTGACAGCAGTAATGTAAAACACATAGTGGGGAGCTAGACCAGTGTTTTCCAGTATAACCACTATccacatgtggctaattgcattcCTGATTAATGAATACAAATGAGTAATAGACACAATTATCGTGCCTATGATCGCAATACTCCTATTTGCACTGTGTGAGGTTTAACCCTGTGTGTTTGGTGAGAAGCGCGTGAGTGGTTTTTGATCACTGGCTGTTTTATCTCCTTGGTGATGAGTGGTGGTTGATGAGTAAATATACACAAGAAATATGTTTGCTCTGTGTGTACGGTATTTTCTACTAAAATTTGTGCAGATGGTTAAAATGGTGTCACCAGAGCCTCACTTGTGGCTAGTCAGTGCTttctgttggacagaatataattCCATGGGGTAATCGTGAGCTTGTTTTGGCCACTAGTTTGAAGTATACCGTACTATTCCAGGTAACATACTGCAGACGGGACCCCTGGCTGAGGAGAGGATACTTTGGAGGATAACCGGCATTAGGCAGCTGAGCTACAAGGTGAGATAAAGGAAGCTGTGTATGTTTACAATAGAGTACAGGGAGCTGAAAGGAGACAAACTTAGCAGAATGAAGGTGAAGCAGAGcctgcccataagaacataaggagcaggagtataccatttggccccttgagcctgttccaccaagaTTGatcacaactccacttccccacccactccccataacccttcacttcccctattgttcaaaaatctctctatatctccgccttaaatatattcaatgaccctgccaccaaagctctctggggtagaaaaaaattcctcatctcccttttaaatgggcggccccttattctgagatatgGGACTGGCTCATCGGCAGCCCTGGTCTTCACTCGTCATGTAGTTCCATACGGTTCTTAGCATAACTGCTCGGGGAAATATCCAGGGATGTGATCAGGTACGATAATGTGTGGACATGTGTGCAAACATGTCTAATTGGACCACAGTAAAATCTTACAGGTCTATTTACAAAGGGAAACAATGATAAAGATACAACAATGAAAGTGAGAGCTGTAAAGATTGGATGGCAATCTTGAGGTAATGAAATGAGAGGTTTTGCAATGAGCAGTCCTGTCTGCAGCTTTGCACAGTGGGCCTGCAGGAATCTGCACCACCACTCCATCAACCTACAGCAATTTACAAGAAAACTTCACCGACAACTCTGACGGCTCCCACATTCTCTCTGTAAGGAATTGGTTTGGGAGCGCCTCAACCCAGTTGTGTTGGTCCATGGCACAAAACTGGCCTAAATCAGCAGAGTAGCAGTAGATTAGTGTTAGTGAGGGGTAGGGGCAGTGCCCTGTTGTGGGATGATGGCACATTCTTGGGGCAGAGCAGAGGGAGTTTTATTCTAAACTGGGTCATTCTGTATCTGGTCTGCAAGCACGCTATGCTGGTAATGGAAACATGCTCCATTGCTCACCTTGGTTTTAACAAAGCGAGCACACAAAGTCACTAAGGACAGAAAGAAAACAGGATGCTGAAATCAAAAGTGCAAAGAAGAAGTGCTTTTGAGggtatcaccccaaacattgctcTACTAGGTGTGTTCAACATTATGTACGGAATCCGTTTCACTTTATATTACCGCAAGTTATTGCCATAACAACTGGCCGTATATCAGAAATCGCTTAAGCAACATATCAATACACTGGTTTAGTATATAATTTAATGAAGAACAATTATTGGAAATTTTTAAGACAAGCTCAATTCCTGGAACAGCCAGAAAGTATCTGCTCTTAATATCCCTGCGAAGCAATCCCAATATCTGGTGTGTGATATTTGCATGTCAGTAAATAGAAACCACTGACCAGCCACGTGTGGCTACGCTGACGCCATTTTAGTTACTTGCAGtaattttagtagaaaatgccCTCTGCATGCACTCACACATGACATGGGTTTCGCCACCTATAGTACTCACATTttccaccattcagtaaccaaggaagtaaagaacTCACAACTATCAAAACACACACATTCTGCTTTTCGTCTGGCAAATTGTTTGTTCTTATAAAATTTCTCCCGGATTGCTTTCTGGAATGTCCGGAAGATGAATCGTTCATTCCAGAAGATCCGGGAATAAAGCACTTGCCACGATCAAAAACTGCTGGAATAGTATTGCGATCACTTGCCCGACAGCGTGTGACTGAAACGACGTTAGCGTAGCCACACGTGTGGTTTCGATTTACTGACAGACATAAATTACATTTTATTCAAAAATGCAATtaaccacatctggattcccaaagaGCCAAATGTGGCGAACATATTGGACAACACGGTTTTAAGCTATTAATTCCCACTCCAATAAAAATGAGCAGTGGTAGCCAATGAATACCAATCAAACATTTCACAAGATACAAAACAAAGACCCATTTGCTGTGCAATGATTCTCGAGCGTTGGCTTTTAGGTGAAGTAATATTCATCGTCCTTTTCTTCATCGACCTCCATAGTTTTCTTACGCAACACAGACCTTTCTTTCCCGGTGGGTGGTGAGCGGAACATCGCCTTTCTACCCAACTGTTGTACAATCAATGGGTAAACAATCACAGGTCTCAGCACGGAAACTTAATAATGACAAGTGATCTCCAAATCTGTGAGGTTTTGTGCCTCACGACAATAGTGAAAGGGAGTGCAATCCAAGCAGTCCGATTCTTAACTGGGAGAAAAGTGGGGATATCAGGGGACACACACACCGATCccaggacacacacactgatataccggAGGATACAcatactgatcccgggacacacactgatcccggggggggagacactgatcccgggggacacacactgatcccgggggacagacacactgatcccgggggacacacacactgatcccgggggacacacgctgatcccgggggacacacacactgatcccggtggatacacaatgatcccgggggatacacacactgatcccgggggatacacacactgatcccgggggacacacactgatcctgggggacacacaatgatgccgggggatacacacactgattcagcgggatacacacactgatcccgggggacacacaatgatcccgggggatacacacactgatcccaggggatacacacactgatcccgggggacacacacactgataccgggggatacacacactgattccgggggacacacaaactgatcccgggggatacacaaactgatcccgggggacacaaactggtcccgggggatacacaaactgatcccgggggacacacactgatcccgggggacacacactgaacccggggacacacacacactgatcccgggggatacacacactgatcccgggggatacacagacactgatcccggacacacacacacactgatcccggggaacacacacactgatcccgggggacacacactgatcccgggacacacacacattgatcccgggggatacacacactgatcccggggacacacacactgatcccgggagacacacacattgatcctgggagacacacacactgatcccgggggacacacacactgatcccggcggatacacagacactgatcccggacacacacacacactgatcccggggaacacacacactgatcccgggggacacacactgatcccgggacacacacacactgatcccgggggacacacactgatcccgggggatacacacactgattcagcgggaaacacacactgatcccgggagacacacacattgatcctgggagacacacacacagatcccgggggacacacacactgatcccgggggagacacacaatgatcccgggggacatacgcactgatcccgggggatacacacacactgatcccaggggataaaCACACTGAacacgggggatacacacactgatcccgggggatacacacacactgatcccgggggatacacacactgatcccgggggacacacacactgatcccgggggatacacactgatcccggggacacacacacactgatcccgggggatacacacacactgatcccaggggataaacacactgaacccgggggatacacacactgatcccgggggatacacacacactgatcccgggggatacacacactgatcccgggggacacacacactgatcccgggggatacacactgatcccggggacacacacacactgatcccgggggatacacacactgatcccggggacacactcactgatcccgggggagacacacaattatcctgggggagacacacaatgatcccgggggacacacactgatcccgggggacacacacactgattcagcgagacacacacattgatcctgggggacacacacactgatcccgggggacacacacactgatcccgggggatacacactgatcccgggggacatacgcactgatcccgggggacacacacactgatcctgggtgatacacacactgatcccgggggacacacactgatcccggggacacacacacactgatcccgggggtcacacacactgatcccggggatacacacacactgatcccgggggatacacacacactgatcccgggggacacacactgatcccgggggacagacacactgatcccgggggacacacacactgatcccgggggacacacgctgatcccgggggacacacacactgatcccggtggatacacaatgatcccgggggatacacacactgatcccgcgggatacacacactgatcccgggggacacacacactgatcctgggggacacacaatgatgccgggggatacacacactgattcagcgggatacacacactgatcccgggggacacacaatgatcccgggggatacacacactgatcccaggggatacacacactgatcccgggggacacacaatgatcccgggggacacacacactgatcccgggggacacacacactgatcccgggggacacacacactgattcagcgggatacacacactgattcagcgagacacacacattgatcctgggggacacacacactgatcccgggggacacacacactgatcccgggggatacacactgatcccgggggacatacgcactgatcccgggggacacacacactgatcctgggtgatacacacactgatcccgggggacacacactgatcccggggacacacacacactgatcccgggggtcacacacactgatcccggggatacacacacactgatcccgggggatacacacacactgatcccgggggacacacactgatcccgggggacagacacactgatcccgggggacacacacactgatcccgggggacacacgctgatcccgggggacacacacactgatcccggtggatacacaatgatcccgggggatacacacactgatcccgggggatacacacactgatcccgggggacacacacactgatcctgggggacacacaatgatgccgggggatacacacactgattcagcgggatacacacactgatcccgggggacacacaatgatcccgggggatacacacactgatcccaggggatacacacactgatcccgggggacacacaatgatcccgggggacacacacactgatcccgggggacacacacactgataccgggggatacacacactgattccgggggacacacaaactgatcccgggggatacacaaactgatcccaggggacacacactgatcccgggggacacacaaactggtcccgggggatacacaaactgatcccgggggacacacaaactgatcccgggggacacacactgaacccggggacacacacacactgatcccgggggatacacacacactgatcccaggggacacacacactgatcccgggggatacacagacactgatcccggacacacacacacactgatcccggggaacacacacactgatcccgggggacacacacagatcccgggacacacacacattgatcccgggggatacacacactgatcccggggacacacacactgatcccgggagacacacacattgatcctgggagacacacacactgatcccgggggatacacagacactgatcccggacacacacacacactgatcccggggaacacacacactgatcccgggggacacacactgatcccgggacacacacacactgatcccgggggacacacactgatcccgggggatacacacactgattcagcgggaaacacacactgatcccgggagacacacacattgatcctgggagacacacacacagatcccgggagacacacacactgatcccgggggagacacacactgatcccgggggacatacgcactgatcccgggacacacacacactgaacccgggggatacacacactgatcccgggggatacacacacactgatcccgggggatacacacactgatcccgggggacacacacactgatcccgggggatacacactgatcccggggacacacacacactgatcccgggggatacacacactgatcccggggacacactcactgatcccgggggagacacacaattatcctgggggagacacacaatgatcccgggacacacacactgatcccgggggacacacacactgattcagcgggatacacacactgatcccgcgagacacacacattgatcctgggggacacacacactgatcccgggggacacacacactgatcccgggggatacacactgatcccgggggacatacgcactgatcccgggggacacacacactgatcctgggtgatacacacactgatcccgggggacacacactgatcccggggacacacacacactgatcccgggggtcacacacactgatcccggggatacacacacactgatcccgggagatacacacactgatcccggggacacacacactgatcccggaggatacacacacactgatcccgggggacacacactgatcccggggacacaaacacactgatcccgggggtcacacacactgatcccgggggatacacacacactgatcccgggagatacacacactgatcccggggacacacacactgatcccagaggatacacacacactgatcccgggggacacacacactgatcccggggaacacacacactgatcctggggacacacacactgatcccgggggatatacacactgatctcgggggatacacacactgatcccggggacagacactgatcccggggacacacactgatcccgggggacac
Protein-coding sequences here:
- the snrpf gene encoding small nuclear ribonucleoprotein F yields the protein MSLPLNPKPFLNGLTGKPVMVKLKWGMEYKGYLVSVDGYMNMQLANTEEYIDGALAGHLGEVLIRCNNVLYIRGVEEEEEDGEMRE